The Lewinellaceae bacterium genome includes a region encoding these proteins:
- a CDS encoding TRAP transporter substrate-binding protein has product MRNLTLFGFLTFIIGLSGCDQLRQTRHIKLAHGLDVNHSVHKAMVKMGEDLSEMSGGKLQLDIYPSQQLGTERECLELLQIGSLDMTKVSSGVMENFAPKMKVFGLPFLFRDREHSFKVLDGPIGQSLLDEGEKFWLKGLGYYDAGSRSFYTKDKPINTPDDLKGLKIRVMESVTAMDMVRSMGGSPTPISWGELYTSLQQGVVDGAENNPPSFYLSRHYEVCKYYSLDEHTVLPDVLIIGTHLWNKLSEQERGWLQKAVDNSVKYQRKLWAEAEAYALEQVQKEGVKVIYPDKTLFSQKVGEIYDQYKNDKAMSSIIQQIQETK; this is encoded by the coding sequence ATGCGTAACCTGACCCTTTTCGGCTTTCTCACCTTTATTATCGGCCTTTCCGGGTGCGATCAACTGCGGCAAACCAGGCACATAAAACTCGCTCACGGGCTGGATGTGAATCATTCCGTACACAAAGCCATGGTTAAAATGGGAGAAGACCTGTCAGAAATGTCAGGCGGCAAACTACAACTGGATATCTATCCAAGCCAGCAATTGGGTACCGAGCGGGAATGCCTGGAATTGCTCCAGATCGGAAGTCTGGATATGACGAAAGTATCGTCAGGAGTGATGGAAAATTTTGCCCCAAAGATGAAGGTCTTTGGCCTTCCTTTTCTTTTCAGGGACCGGGAACATTCCTTCAAGGTATTGGACGGACCCATTGGCCAGAGTTTACTGGATGAAGGAGAGAAATTTTGGTTAAAAGGGCTCGGTTATTACGACGCCGGAAGCCGGAGTTTTTATACCAAGGACAAACCAATTAATACTCCTGACGACCTTAAAGGTTTGAAAATCAGGGTAATGGAAAGCGTGACCGCCATGGATATGGTCAGAAGCATGGGAGGATCGCCAACGCCCATTTCCTGGGGAGAATTATACACTTCCCTGCAACAAGGCGTGGTAGATGGTGCCGAGAATAACCCTCCAAGTTTTTATTTATCGCGGCATTATGAAGTTTGTAAATATTATTCACTGGATGAGCACACTGTTTTACCCGATGTACTCATCATTGGCACACATCTGTGGAATAAGTTGTCGGAGCAGGAACGTGGCTGGCTCCAAAAAGCTGTCGATAATTCTGTAAAATACCAGCGGAAATTATGGGCCGAAGCCGAAGCCTATGCTTTGGAACAGGTTCAGAAAGAAGGCGTAAAGGTTATCTATCCGGATAAGACATTGTTCTCACAGAAAGTTGGAGAAATTTACGACCAATACAAAAATGACAAAGCCATGTCCAGCATAATTCAGCAAATTCAAGAAACTAAATAA
- a CDS encoding LacI family DNA-binding transcriptional regulator, with amino-acid sequence MDKKTTIYDIAKKLNITAATVSRALNNNPKISEATRKLVMETADEMNYKQNRVALALKKGRSNNVGVIVPYINRSFFASIIQGIEEELYPFGYHVIICQSHDEKKKEVESIHTLLNAQVDGILMSMSNTVLDLQEINIVLGKSVPLVFFDRKKDIKGVSSVTLNDFAGAYIVTQHLIEEGCKRIAHLPGDRSLDIYQDRFEGYRQALVDHGMEPDERYVIETKSDVEAGKISTRQLMELDNPPDAIFAAGDFAALGAIQELKSRGIRIPEDFCVAGFSNEPFTKFMELSMTSVDQFPTEMGRCAARVFLEQVKLEEPVEQQQKVILEPKLFIRKSTSRSGLS; translated from the coding sequence ATGGATAAGAAGACCACTATATACGATATTGCCAAAAAGCTGAACATCACTGCCGCAACGGTTTCCAGAGCTTTGAACAACAACCCAAAGATCAGTGAAGCTACCCGTAAATTGGTCATGGAGACTGCGGACGAAATGAATTACAAACAAAACCGTGTAGCCCTGGCGCTAAAAAAAGGAAGGAGCAATAATGTGGGGGTTATCGTGCCTTATATCAACAGGAGTTTTTTTGCCAGTATTATCCAGGGCATAGAGGAAGAATTATACCCTTTTGGTTATCACGTCATCATTTGCCAGTCACATGATGAAAAAAAGAAAGAGGTCGAAAGTATTCATACCCTCCTCAACGCTCAGGTAGACGGGATTTTGATGTCGATGAGTAATACTGTGTTGGATCTTCAAGAGATTAATATAGTGCTGGGGAAATCCGTTCCGTTAGTGTTTTTTGATCGAAAAAAGGACATTAAAGGGGTCAGTTCGGTTACGCTCAATGATTTTGCAGGAGCCTATATAGTTACCCAACACCTCATTGAGGAGGGCTGCAAACGTATTGCCCACCTGCCGGGCGACCGGTCTTTGGATATTTATCAGGATCGTTTTGAAGGATACCGCCAGGCCCTGGTTGATCACGGGATGGAACCCGATGAACGGTATGTTATTGAAACGAAGAGTGATGTTGAAGCCGGAAAAATTTCTACCCGTCAGCTGATGGAACTGGACAATCCACCCGACGCCATTTTTGCCGCCGGGGACTTTGCCGCCTTAGGGGCCATCCAGGAATTGAAATCCAGGGGGATCAGAATCCCTGAAGATTTTTGCGTGGCCGGCTTCAGCAATGAACCCTTTACAAAATTCATGGAACTCTCCATGACTTCTGTGGACCAGTTTCCGACCGAAATGGGCCGGTGTGCCGCCAGGGTATTTTTGGAACAGGTGAAGCTGGAGGAGCCCGTGGAACAACAACAAAAAGTAATTTTGGAGCCTAAACTTTTTATCCGGAAATCCACTTCCCGCTCCGGGCTTTCCTGA
- a CDS encoding TRAP transporter small permease gives MTLRAKVDKVLGNILIVIMAVMVINVLWQVFTRYVVGTPSSFTDELARYLMIWIGVLGAAYVSGKNMHVAIDVLPKRFSASTQKKISILVRVLIITFALAAMVIGGFRLVYISYLLGQQSPALRIHLAVVYLVIPISGILIIYYKVSDLLNKQP, from the coding sequence ATGACACTTCGAGCAAAAGTAGATAAGGTACTCGGGAATATCCTGATCGTAATCATGGCCGTTATGGTGATCAATGTACTTTGGCAGGTTTTTACGCGCTATGTTGTCGGTACCCCCAGTTCATTCACCGATGAGCTTGCGCGATACCTTATGATATGGATAGGGGTGCTTGGCGCGGCCTACGTTTCCGGAAAAAACATGCATGTGGCCATTGATGTGCTGCCTAAAAGATTTAGCGCATCGACCCAGAAAAAAATATCTATCCTGGTCAGGGTACTCATCATCACCTTTGCCCTTGCGGCTATGGTGATCGGAGGATTCAGGCTGGTGTACATTTCTTATCTGCTGGGTCAACAATCTCCTGCGTTGCGCATTCACCTGGCGGTTGTGTATCTCGTCATCCCCATCAGCGGCATATTGATCATTTATTACAAAGTTTCTGACCTTTTAAACAAGCAACCATGA
- a CDS encoding altronate dehydratase, with product MSKKLIKVHPADNVAVALVNLQANTHVSLEEEDILVLSDTKAKHKIALQTFAPGDRIIMYGVLVGKASSLIEKGNALTTGNVKHESEKVFHKTETFEWTPPRVDHLKDRTFLGYHREDGQVGTANVWLFFPLVFCENRNIELLKEVFEKELLHQEVNHHRLLLRSLVSGQSNPEQEAEDSVRVFENIEVKFITHQGGCGGIRQDSESLARLLAGYVNNPNVAGATVLSLGCQNLQIDIFKKALDAINPNLKKPVLIYEQQQMGTVDEMLKVIIKESYEAIKAANAIKRQPAPLSKLRIGLECGGSDGFSGISANPTLGHTSDLIVALKGTAILSEFPELCGVEQELVNRCVDEEKGVKFLELMKAYEKSVVDAGSGFDMNPSPGNIKDGLITDAMKSAGAAKKGGTSPVVDVLDYGEYISKPGLNLLCTPGNDVESTTVMGGAGANIILFTTGLGTPTGNPVAPVIKVSSNSELAAKMPDIIDIDTGAVIRGEKSIEEMAEELLEFIIKVASGEVKTKAMLLNQNDFIPWKRGVSL from the coding sequence ATGTCAAAAAAATTAATCAAAGTCCATCCTGCCGATAACGTAGCCGTGGCACTGGTTAACCTGCAGGCAAACACCCATGTATCGCTCGAAGAGGAGGATATTTTGGTTTTGTCGGATACCAAAGCCAAACACAAGATAGCGTTGCAAACCTTTGCTCCCGGAGATCGGATCATCATGTACGGTGTCCTGGTAGGAAAAGCCAGCAGCCTCATTGAAAAAGGAAATGCCCTGACTACTGGCAATGTCAAACACGAAAGTGAGAAGGTGTTTCATAAAACCGAAACTTTTGAATGGACCCCGCCTCGGGTGGATCATTTAAAAGACAGAACTTTTTTGGGTTACCACAGGGAAGACGGACAGGTAGGCACTGCGAATGTATGGTTGTTTTTTCCGCTTGTCTTTTGCGAGAACAGGAATATAGAATTGCTGAAAGAAGTCTTTGAAAAAGAGTTGTTACACCAGGAGGTAAACCATCACCGGCTCCTCCTTCGATCTCTCGTATCCGGACAAAGCAATCCTGAACAGGAAGCTGAGGATTCAGTGCGCGTATTTGAAAATATAGAGGTGAAATTTATCACGCATCAGGGAGGGTGCGGGGGAATTCGCCAGGATTCCGAGAGCCTGGCCCGTTTATTGGCCGGGTATGTCAATAATCCCAATGTGGCCGGTGCTACCGTATTGAGTCTGGGTTGTCAGAATTTACAGATAGACATTTTCAAAAAAGCCCTCGATGCCATCAATCCCAACCTAAAAAAACCAGTACTCATTTACGAACAACAGCAAATGGGTACTGTGGATGAAATGCTGAAGGTCATCATCAAGGAATCTTATGAAGCCATCAAGGCGGCAAATGCCATCAAAAGACAACCTGCTCCTTTGTCTAAACTCCGTATCGGACTGGAATGCGGTGGTTCGGACGGATTCTCCGGCATTTCAGCCAATCCCACCCTGGGACACACTTCTGACCTCATCGTTGCCTTGAAAGGAACCGCCATCCTTTCGGAATTTCCCGAACTTTGCGGAGTGGAACAGGAACTGGTCAACCGCTGCGTGGACGAGGAAAAAGGAGTAAAATTCCTGGAATTGATGAAAGCCTATGAAAAATCTGTCGTGGATGCCGGTTCCGGTTTTGATATGAACCCCTCTCCCGGAAACATAAAGGACGGTTTGATCACCGATGCCATGAAATCCGCCGGTGCCGCCAAAAAGGGGGGGACTTCTCCGGTAGTGGATGTGCTGGATTACGGCGAATATATCTCCAAACCTGGGCTGAACCTTTTATGCACCCCGGGTAATGATGTGGAAAGCACTACCGTTATGGGCGGCGCGGGGGCCAATATTATCTTGTTTACTACCGGGTTAGGCACTCCTACCGGAAATCCTGTTGCCCCGGTGATCAAGGTTTCTTCGAATTCAGAACTGGCTGCAAAAATGCCGGATATCATCGATATAGACACAGGGGCTGTCATCAGGGGAGAGAAAAGCATTGAAGAGATGGCAGAGGAATTATTGGAATTTATCATCAAAGTGGCCAGTGGAGAGGTAAAAACCAAAGCCATGCTGCTGAACCAAAACGATTTTATCCCCTGGAAAAGAGGGGTTTCACTATAA
- a CDS encoding tagaturonate reductase, which translates to MKQLNRTNTGLEKRMPVKIVQFGEGNFLRAFVDYSIQELNDKANFKAGVAVVQPIDRGLIQMLNDQDGLYTLFMKGIQKGEVIQEKMLISSIVKGVDPYANFEDYMALAEGEDLAFIISNTTESGIAYVSSDTPDMAPPSSFPAKLTVFLNKRFTHFKGAPDKGLTIIPCELINYNADTLKDIILTYAEDWKLGEDFNYWIEHHNSFHNTLVDRIVPGYPRDEIEAYNQQLDYKDNLIVTAEKFFLWVIEGDEKLKAKLPFHQTDLEVAIVEDMQPYRTRKVRILNGAHTAMVPFSILFGNETVEETVDHPFTGPFVQKAVFDEIIDTLDMDKAELVKFAEEVFDRFRNPFIKHMLSSIALNSISKFKVRVLPSLLGYIDLHGKLPLHLTYAFACLIRFYKGRWQGKVLPVDDDGEITAFFTSLWNSGDYDEIATTTLAREDYWGQDLNQVPGLTAAMAAALQEIDANGIQEGFTCFTNYL; encoded by the coding sequence ATGAAACAGTTAAATCGAACCAATACAGGCCTTGAAAAACGAATGCCTGTCAAAATAGTGCAGTTTGGAGAAGGTAATTTCTTACGGGCCTTTGTAGACTATTCCATCCAGGAGCTTAACGACAAAGCTAATTTCAAGGCCGGCGTCGCTGTAGTTCAACCCATCGACAGAGGGTTGATCCAAATGCTCAATGATCAGGATGGTTTGTACACCCTTTTTATGAAAGGCATCCAAAAAGGAGAAGTCATCCAGGAAAAAATGCTTATTTCCAGCATCGTCAAAGGAGTTGACCCGTACGCCAATTTTGAGGATTACATGGCTTTAGCCGAGGGAGAAGACCTGGCCTTTATCATTTCCAATACGACCGAATCCGGCATCGCTTATGTGTCTTCGGATACACCGGATATGGCACCTCCTTCTTCTTTTCCTGCAAAATTGACGGTATTTCTAAATAAAAGATTTACTCATTTCAAGGGCGCACCGGATAAAGGCCTGACCATTATTCCTTGCGAACTGATCAATTATAATGCAGATACCCTAAAGGACATCATTTTAACCTATGCGGAGGACTGGAAACTGGGGGAAGATTTCAATTACTGGATCGAACACCACAATAGTTTTCACAATACCCTGGTGGATCGCATTGTACCGGGTTATCCCAGAGATGAAATTGAAGCCTACAATCAACAACTCGATTATAAAGACAATCTGATCGTCACCGCAGAAAAATTCTTCCTTTGGGTGATCGAAGGGGATGAAAAGCTGAAAGCCAAACTGCCGTTTCACCAGACGGATCTCGAGGTAGCCATTGTGGAGGATATGCAGCCTTACCGGACCCGAAAGGTTCGCATCCTGAATGGTGCCCATACGGCCATGGTGCCCTTTTCCATACTGTTTGGCAATGAGACCGTGGAAGAAACCGTGGATCATCCGTTTACCGGACCTTTTGTGCAAAAGGCCGTGTTCGATGAGATCATCGATACCCTGGATATGGATAAAGCTGAACTGGTGAAATTTGCAGAGGAAGTTTTTGACAGATTCCGAAATCCGTTCATCAAACATATGCTGTCAAGCATTGCCCTGAATTCGATTTCAAAATTTAAGGTCAGGGTATTGCCAAGTTTGTTGGGTTATATTGATTTACACGGAAAACTTCCCCTGCACCTGACATATGCTTTTGCCTGTTTGATCCGTTTTTATAAAGGAAGATGGCAGGGGAAAGTTTTGCCGGTGGATGATGACGGGGAGATCACCGCATTTTTCACCTCCTTATGGAATTCGGGTGATTATGACGAAATTGCCACGACAACCCTGGCCAGGGAAGACTACTGGGGCCAGGACCTTAACCAGGTACCGGGACTGACGGCGGCCATGGCTGCCGCGCTTCAGGAAATTGACGCCAACGGGATCCAGGAAGGATTTACCTGTTTTACAAATTATTTATAA
- a CDS encoding TRAP transporter large permease, with protein sequence MSEYIPVIILILSFISLLAIGTPVAWSIAISSVLTMLVSIPALPAFTTVSQRMGTGLDSFALLAIPFFVLSGQLMNRGGIAHRLIAFAKTLVGAMPGGLALINIIGAMLMGAIAGSAMASASAMGSILGPEMEKEGYSKEFGAAVNITSATTGLVIPPSNVLIVYSLASGGVSIAALFLAGYIPGILTGLFLMIVASFWAKKKNYKLGKRSSLKETFKAFIDAVPALFLLIVVIGGIVTGIFTATEASAVAVLYTLVLGFIYKEISFKTLPGILLESSETTAIVMLLIGASMSMSWVMSFENIPQDISAALLGISDNRIVIFLIINAILLFVGIFMDMTPAVLIFTPIFLPIVTKLGMDPIQFGIVMVLNLCIGLCTPPVGSVLFVGVGIAKTTIEKVIRPLIPLFVAMIIALILVTYIPQLSLWLPGLFDL encoded by the coding sequence ATGAGTGAATATATCCCGGTAATCATATTGATCCTGAGTTTCATTTCCCTGCTGGCCATCGGTACGCCGGTGGCCTGGAGTATCGCCATTTCATCTGTTCTGACCATGTTGGTCAGCATTCCCGCCCTGCCGGCCTTCACCACGGTATCCCAGCGAATGGGCACCGGGCTGGATAGTTTTGCACTGCTGGCGATTCCATTTTTTGTGTTATCCGGACAGTTGATGAACCGGGGCGGCATTGCCCACCGGCTCATCGCTTTTGCCAAAACACTGGTAGGGGCTATGCCCGGTGGTCTGGCCCTGATCAACATCATCGGTGCCATGCTGATGGGGGCTATTGCAGGATCGGCCATGGCCTCCGCCTCCGCTATGGGAAGCATCCTGGGGCCGGAGATGGAAAAAGAAGGTTATTCCAAAGAATTCGGAGCTGCCGTGAACATTACATCCGCCACCACAGGGCTGGTCATTCCTCCCAGCAATGTACTCATCGTATATTCGCTGGCCAGCGGCGGCGTTTCCATTGCCGCTTTGTTCCTCGCGGGATACATTCCCGGCATCCTGACAGGACTGTTCCTGATGATCGTAGCATCGTTTTGGGCTAAAAAGAAAAATTACAAACTAGGAAAACGCAGTTCCCTAAAGGAAACATTTAAAGCTTTTATCGATGCTGTTCCGGCTCTATTTCTGCTCATTGTTGTAATCGGAGGTATCGTAACCGGGATTTTTACCGCAACCGAAGCTTCCGCTGTGGCTGTTTTATACACCCTGGTCCTCGGCTTTATCTACAAGGAAATTTCTTTTAAAACCCTGCCCGGCATTTTGTTGGAATCTTCTGAAACCACCGCTATCGTAATGTTGCTCATCGGAGCTTCAATGAGTATGTCCTGGGTCATGTCTTTCGAAAATATCCCCCAGGATATCAGTGCTGCACTTCTGGGGATCAGCGACAATAGAATCGTTATTTTTCTCATCATCAATGCTATTTTATTGTTCGTGGGAATTTTTATGGATATGACACCGGCGGTACTCATTTTCACCCCGATCTTCTTGCCTATTGTCACTAAACTGGGAATGGATCCGATTCAATTTGGCATTGTCATGGTGTTGAACCTGTGTATCGGATTGTGTACCCCTCCGGTGGGTTCTGTATTATTCGTCGGGGTTGGTATTGCCAAAACGACCATCGAAAAAGTGATCCGGCCATTGATTCCGTTGTTTGTAGCGATGATCATTGCTTTAATACTGGTCACTTATATTCCACAATTGAGCCTGTGGTTACCAGGTTTATTTGATCTTTAA